A single genomic interval of Candidatus Woesearchaeota archaeon harbors:
- a CDS encoding 4a-hydroxytetrahydrobiopterin dehydratase: MSDLIQKKCVPCEGGVPTLTEEEIKKYMPQLKDGWEVLENIKIKKLFKLADFKEAMVFVNKVADLAESEGHHPDITIHYNKVDIVIWTHAIGGLSENDFILAAKIDNI; encoded by the coding sequence ATGTCTGATTTAATTCAAAAAAAGTGTGTGCCGTGTGAAGGAGGCGTGCCGACTCTTACCGAAGAGGAAATTAAGAAATATATGCCACAGCTTAAGGATGGGTGGGAGGTTTTAGAAAATATAAAAATTAAGAAACTTTTTAAGCTCGCGGATTTTAAAGAGGCGATGGTTTTTGTGAATAAGGTTGCAGATTTGGCTGAAAGTGAGGGTCACCACCCCGATATTACTATTCATTATAATAAGGTGGATATTGTGATTTGGACTCACGCCATAGGAGGATTGTCCGAAAACGATTTTATATTGGCCGCAAAAATAGATAATATATGA